A window from Gossypium raimondii isolate GPD5lz chromosome 7, ASM2569854v1, whole genome shotgun sequence encodes these proteins:
- the LOC105762221 gene encoding probable WRKY transcription factor 17, whose translation MAVDLMSFPKMDDQMAIQEAATQGMKSMEHLISLLSHQSNRLDCAEVADLTVSKFKKVISLINRTGHARFRRAPIQSSSFSSPSSSAASLTVTDSHKALTRTPAPVETPPLTVNPAPVEAPSTDPASFVPLQPQSLTLDFTKPCLFSSNTKSTELEFTKESFSVSSNSSFMSSAITGDGSVSNGKQGSSLFLTPAAAVSSGKPPLSSAPFKKRCREHEHSENVSGNGKCHCSKRRKNRVKKVIRVPAISSKIADIPADEYSWRKYGQKPIKGSPYPRGYYKCSTVRGCPARKHVERATDDPSMLIVTYEGEHRHSEGAAQENMAPGVGLVVFKST comes from the exons ATGGCGGTGGATCTGATGAGTTTTCCTAAGATGGATGATCAGATGGCCATTCAGGAGGCTGCAACGCAAGGTATGAAGAGCATGGAGCACCTGATTAGCCTCCTTTCTCACCAGTCTAACCGACTCGACTGCGCTGAGGTTGCCGATCTCACCGTCTCTAAGTTCAAAAAGGTCATCTCACTAATTAACAGAACCGGTCACGCTCGGTTCAGACGTGCACCGATTCAGTCCTCTTCCTTTTCCTCACCGTCATCATCCGCTGCTTCTCTAACTGTTACTGATTCCCACAAGGCTCTAACTCGAACTCCTGCCCCGGTTGAAACACCGCCGCTGACCGTAAATCCGGCGCCGGTTGAAGCTCCAAGTACGGATCCTGCTAGTTTCGTTCCTTTGCAACCCCAGAGTTTAACACTCGATTTTACGAAACCTTGTTTGTTTAGTTCTAACACTAAAAGCACTGAGTTGGAGTTCACAAAAGAAAGCTTCAGCGTGTCGTCGAACTCTTCGTTTATGTCTTCTGCGATCACCGGAGACGGCAGCGTTTCGAACGGGAAGCAAGGATCATCTCTATTTTTGACACCGGCGGCGGCCGTTTCCTCGGGAAAACCACCACTATCCTCTGCTCCATTCAAGAAGAGGTGCCGCGAACATGAGCACTCTGAGAACGTGTCCGGCAACGGCAAGTGTCACTGCTCAAAGCGAAG GAAAAACAGGGTGAAAAAAGTAATCAGAGTTCCAGCCATCAGTTCTAAGATCGCCGACATTCCGGCAGACGAGTATTCATGGAGGAAGTACGGTCAAAAACCGATCAAGGGCTCACCATACCCACG GGGATATTACAAGTGTAGTACGGTCAGAGGGTGTCCCGCTAGGAAACACGTGGAGCGAGCGACCGATGATCCGTCGATGTTGATTGTAACATACGAAGGGGAGCACCGGCACAGTGAAGGCGCGGCGCAGGAGAACATGGCTCCAGGTGTGGGGCTGGTAGTATTCAAGTCAACTTGA
- the LOC105802392 gene encoding uncharacterized protein LOC105802392 isoform X4, with protein sequence MQVHCERKLVMEQGKGRDTLRSMATKKKESSSLGKEKRVTCPSKPDASITTHGAASQGLRRPTIASLQGQAQRRVSLPATLPTHINKSTISTCTDGSTKTAKKIGVVNSSTKSQPQRPASAAPVQKPLVSSAPRKPTTARAAASLSSKVTATAHRPTSERLAKNPIAGKLSTLSSSSSKTRTRTMTMTMTKSLKKAPTATTKRGTTTFLASKKPPLTKKDVQKENLDHQIEEVVKDEVGEVHDVEIPKAEESRQHDDQVEVLDSTHHVQRVEEEKEKDTLDDVPTVLEQHEVPQLEEMEEHDGDKENDSKEEVNDSDGDEEEVQQEETTVEAENGGVEEGYRTEEVTENGEEKGDHEGKEQELELVKEETIVEEANVVLATSQVQEEALHGEKETIEEEANVVIATNQEQEEALHGEKETIEEEANVVIATNQEQEEALHGEKETIEKEANVVIATNQEQEEALHGEKKTIEEEANVVIATNQVQEETLHGEKEIATPIISDMVMEEKASDKKVVDGRKNSVRALIGAFETHK encoded by the exons ATGCAGGTTCATTGTGAGAGAAAGTTGGTAATGGAACAGGGCAAGGGTAGAGACACCTTGCGATCGATGGCaaccaagaaaaaagaaagtagCAGTTTGGGGAAAGAGAAAAGGGTCACTTGCCCTTCAAAACCAGATGCTTCCATTACTACCCACGGGGCAGCAAGCCAAGGGCTAAGAAGACCCACTATAGCAAGCCTTCAAGGGCAAGCGCAAAGAAGAGTCTCTCTACCTGCCACCTTACCCACCCATATCAACAAGTCTACAATAAGCACATGCACTGATGGTTCTACCAAGACTGCTAAAAAAATTGGGGTTGTAAACAGCTCCACCAAATCCCAACCCCAAAGACCTGCATCGGCAGCTCCAGTCCAAAAGCCACTTGTTTCTTCGGCTCCACGCAAACCAACAACAGCCAGAGCTGCTGCTTCTTTGAGTTCAAAAGTCACTGCTACTGCACACAGGCCAACCTCGGAAAGGCTTGCCAAAAACCCAATTGCAGGGAAACTATCCACGTTATCATCTTCTTCGTCTAAGACCAGGACTAGGACTATGACTATGACTATGACTAAGAGCTTGAAGAAGGCCCCTACTGCTACCACTAAGAGGGGAACTACTACTTTTTTGGCTTCAAAGAAACCTCCATTAACTAAAAAGGAtgtccaaaaagaaaatttggatCATCAAATTGAGGAGGTCGTGAAAGATGAGGTGGGTGAAGTACATGATGTTGAAATACCAAAAGCTGAAGAATCCCGACAACATGATGACCAAGTTGAAGTTTTGGATTCTACCCATCATGTCCAACgtgttgaagaagaaaaggaaaaagatacCCTTGATGATGTTCCCACAGTTCTGGAACAACATGAAGTTCCTCAGCTTGAAGAAATGGAAGAACATGATGGAGATAAGGAAAATGACAGCAAAGAGGAGGTCAACGATAGTGATGGTGACGAAGAAGAGGTTCAACAGGAGGAAACTACAGTAGAAGCCGAAAATGGAGGAGTAGAAGAAGGTTACAGAACTGAGGAGGTGACTGAAAATGGAGAAGAAAAGGGTGATCATGAAGGGAAAGAACAGGAGCTTGAATTAGTTAAAGAAGAAACAATAGTAGAGGAAGCAAATGTGGTACTTGCCACAAGCCAAGTACAAGAAGAAGCGCTGCATGGGGAAAAGGAAACCATTGAAGAGGAAGCAAATGTGGTAATTGCCACAAACCAAGAACAAGAAGAAGCGCTGCATGGGGAAAAGGAAACCATTGAAGAGGAAGCAAATGTGGTAATTGCCACAAACCAAGAACAAGAAGAAGCGCTGCATGGGGAAAAGGAAACCATTGAAAAGGAAGCAAATGTGGTAATTGCAACAAACCAAGAACAAGAAGAAGCGCTGCACGGGGAAAAGAAAACCATTGAAGAGGAAGCAAAT GTGGTAATTGCCACAAACCAAGTACAAGAAGAAACGCTGCATGGGGAAAAGGAAATCGCAACACCCATCATAAGTGATATGGTGATGGAGGAGAAAGCTAGTGATAAAAAGGTAGTTGACGGGAGGAAGAACAGTGTTAGAGCACTGATTGGGGCATTTGAGACtcataaatga
- the LOC105802392 gene encoding uncharacterized protein LOC105802392 isoform X2, translated as MVHCERKLVMEQGKGRDTLRSMATKKKESSSLGKEKRVTCPSKPDASITTHGAASQGLRRPTIASLQGQAQRRVSLPATLPTHINKSTISTCTDGSTKTAKKIGVVNSSTKSQPQRPASAAPVQKPLVSSAPRKPTTARAAASLSSKVTATAHRPTSERLAKNPIAGKLSTLSSSSSKTRTRTMTMTMTKSLKKAPTATTKRGTTTFLASKKPPLTKKDVQKENLDHQIEEVVKDEVGEVHDVEIPKAEESRQHDDQVEVLDSTHHVQRVEEEKEKDTLDDVPTVLEQHEVPQLEEMEEHDGDKENDSKEEVNDSDGDEEEVQQEETTVEAENGGVEEGYRTEEVTENGEEKGDHEGKEQELELVKEETIVEEANVVLATSQVQEEALHGEKETIEEEANVVIATNQEQEEALHGEKETIEEEANVVIATNQEQEEALHGEKETIEKEANVVIATNQEQEEALHGEKKTIEEEANVVIATNQEQEEALHGEKETIEEEANVVIATNQVQEEALHGEKETIEEEAKVVIATNQVQEETLHGEKEIATPIISDMVMEEKASDKKVVDGRKNSVRALIGAFETHK; from the exons ATG GTTCATTGTGAGAGAAAGTTGGTAATGGAACAGGGCAAGGGTAGAGACACCTTGCGATCGATGGCaaccaagaaaaaagaaagtagCAGTTTGGGGAAAGAGAAAAGGGTCACTTGCCCTTCAAAACCAGATGCTTCCATTACTACCCACGGGGCAGCAAGCCAAGGGCTAAGAAGACCCACTATAGCAAGCCTTCAAGGGCAAGCGCAAAGAAGAGTCTCTCTACCTGCCACCTTACCCACCCATATCAACAAGTCTACAATAAGCACATGCACTGATGGTTCTACCAAGACTGCTAAAAAAATTGGGGTTGTAAACAGCTCCACCAAATCCCAACCCCAAAGACCTGCATCGGCAGCTCCAGTCCAAAAGCCACTTGTTTCTTCGGCTCCACGCAAACCAACAACAGCCAGAGCTGCTGCTTCTTTGAGTTCAAAAGTCACTGCTACTGCACACAGGCCAACCTCGGAAAGGCTTGCCAAAAACCCAATTGCAGGGAAACTATCCACGTTATCATCTTCTTCGTCTAAGACCAGGACTAGGACTATGACTATGACTATGACTAAGAGCTTGAAGAAGGCCCCTACTGCTACCACTAAGAGGGGAACTACTACTTTTTTGGCTTCAAAGAAACCTCCATTAACTAAAAAGGAtgtccaaaaagaaaatttggatCATCAAATTGAGGAGGTCGTGAAAGATGAGGTGGGTGAAGTACATGATGTTGAAATACCAAAAGCTGAAGAATCCCGACAACATGATGACCAAGTTGAAGTTTTGGATTCTACCCATCATGTCCAACgtgttgaagaagaaaaggaaaaagatacCCTTGATGATGTTCCCACAGTTCTGGAACAACATGAAGTTCCTCAGCTTGAAGAAATGGAAGAACATGATGGAGATAAGGAAAATGACAGCAAAGAGGAGGTCAACGATAGTGATGGTGACGAAGAAGAGGTTCAACAGGAGGAAACTACAGTAGAAGCCGAAAATGGAGGAGTAGAAGAAGGTTACAGAACTGAGGAGGTGACTGAAAATGGAGAAGAAAAGGGTGATCATGAAGGGAAAGAACAGGAGCTTGAATTAGTTAAAGAAGAAACAATAGTAGAGGAAGCAAATGTGGTACTTGCCACAAGCCAAGTACAAGAAGAAGCGCTGCATGGGGAAAAGGAAACCATTGAAGAGGAAGCAAATGTGGTAATTGCCACAAACCAAGAACAAGAAGAAGCGCTGCATGGGGAAAAGGAAACCATTGAAGAGGAAGCAAATGTGGTAATTGCCACAAACCAAGAACAAGAAGAAGCGCTGCATGGGGAAAAGGAAACCATTGAAAAGGAAGCAAATGTGGTAATTGCAACAAACCAAGAACAAGAAGAAGCGCTGCACGGGGAAAAGAAAACCATTGAAGAGGAAGCAAATGTGGTAATTGCCACAAACCAAGAACAAGAAGAAGCGCTGCATGGGGAAAAGGAAACCATTGAAGAGGAAGCAAATGTGGTAATTGCCACAAACCAAGTACAAGAAGAAGCGCTGCATGGGGAAAAGGAAACCATTGAAGAGGAAGCAAAGGTGGTAATTGCCACAAACCAAGTACAAGAAGAAACGCTGCATGGGGAAAAGGAAATCGCAACACCCATCATAAGTGATATGGTGATGGAGGAGAAAGCTAGTGATAAAAAGGTAGTTGACGGGAGGAAGAACAGTGTTAGAGCACTGATTGGGGCATTTGAGACtcataaatga
- the LOC105802392 gene encoding uncharacterized protein LOC105802392 isoform X5: protein MQVHCERKLVMEQGKGRDTLRSMATKKKESSSLGKEKRVTCPSKPDASITTHGAASQGLRRPTIASLQGQAQRRVSLPATLPTHINKSTISTCTDGSTKTAKKIGVVNSSTKSQPQRPASAAPVQKPLVSSAPRKPTTARAAASLSSKVTATAHRPTSERLAKNPIAGKLSTLSSSSSKTRTRTMTMTMTKSLKKAPTATTKRGTTTFLASKKPPLTKKDVQKENLDHQIEEVVKDEVGEVHDVEIPKAEESRQHDDQVEVLDSTHHVQRVEEEKEKDTLDDVPTVLEQHEVPQLEEMEEHDGDKENDSKEEVNDSDGDEEEVQQEETTVEAENGGVEEGYRTEEVTENGEEKGDHEGKEQELELVKEETIVEEANVVLATSQVQEEALHGEKETIEEEANVVIATNQEQEEALHGEKETIEEEANVVIATNQVQEETLHGEKEIATPIISDMVMEEKASDKKVVDGRKNSVRALIGAFETHK from the exons ATGCAGGTTCATTGTGAGAGAAAGTTGGTAATGGAACAGGGCAAGGGTAGAGACACCTTGCGATCGATGGCaaccaagaaaaaagaaagtagCAGTTTGGGGAAAGAGAAAAGGGTCACTTGCCCTTCAAAACCAGATGCTTCCATTACTACCCACGGGGCAGCAAGCCAAGGGCTAAGAAGACCCACTATAGCAAGCCTTCAAGGGCAAGCGCAAAGAAGAGTCTCTCTACCTGCCACCTTACCCACCCATATCAACAAGTCTACAATAAGCACATGCACTGATGGTTCTACCAAGACTGCTAAAAAAATTGGGGTTGTAAACAGCTCCACCAAATCCCAACCCCAAAGACCTGCATCGGCAGCTCCAGTCCAAAAGCCACTTGTTTCTTCGGCTCCACGCAAACCAACAACAGCCAGAGCTGCTGCTTCTTTGAGTTCAAAAGTCACTGCTACTGCACACAGGCCAACCTCGGAAAGGCTTGCCAAAAACCCAATTGCAGGGAAACTATCCACGTTATCATCTTCTTCGTCTAAGACCAGGACTAGGACTATGACTATGACTATGACTAAGAGCTTGAAGAAGGCCCCTACTGCTACCACTAAGAGGGGAACTACTACTTTTTTGGCTTCAAAGAAACCTCCATTAACTAAAAAGGAtgtccaaaaagaaaatttggatCATCAAATTGAGGAGGTCGTGAAAGATGAGGTGGGTGAAGTACATGATGTTGAAATACCAAAAGCTGAAGAATCCCGACAACATGATGACCAAGTTGAAGTTTTGGATTCTACCCATCATGTCCAACgtgttgaagaagaaaaggaaaaagatacCCTTGATGATGTTCCCACAGTTCTGGAACAACATGAAGTTCCTCAGCTTGAAGAAATGGAAGAACATGATGGAGATAAGGAAAATGACAGCAAAGAGGAGGTCAACGATAGTGATGGTGACGAAGAAGAGGTTCAACAGGAGGAAACTACAGTAGAAGCCGAAAATGGAGGAGTAGAAGAAGGTTACAGAACTGAGGAGGTGACTGAAAATGGAGAAGAAAAGGGTGATCATGAAGGGAAAGAACAGGAGCTTGAATTAGTTAAAGAAGAAACAATAGTAGAGGAAGCAAATGTGGTACTTGCCACAAGCCAAGTACAAGAAGAAGCGCTGCATGGGGAAAAGGAAACCATTGAAGAGGAAGCAAATGTGGTAATTGCCACAAACCAAGAACAAGAAGAAGCGCTGCATGGGGAAAAGGAAACCATTGAAGAGGAAGCAAAT GTGGTAATTGCCACAAACCAAGTACAAGAAGAAACGCTGCATGGGGAAAAGGAAATCGCAACACCCATCATAAGTGATATGGTGATGGAGGAGAAAGCTAGTGATAAAAAGGTAGTTGACGGGAGGAAGAACAGTGTTAGAGCACTGATTGGGGCATTTGAGACtcataaatga
- the LOC105802392 gene encoding uncharacterized protein LOC105802392 isoform X3: MQVHCERKLVMEQGKGRDTLRSMATKKKESSSLGKEKRVTCPSKPDASITTHGAASQGLRRPTIASLQGQAQRRVSLPATLPTHINKSTISTCTDGSTKTAKKIGVVNSSTKSQPQRPASAAPVQKPLVSSAPRKPTTARAAASLSSKVTATAHRPTSERLAKNPIAGKLSTLSSSSSKTRTRTMTMTMTKSLKKAPTATTKRGTTTFLASKKPPLTKKDVQKENLDHQIEEVVKDEVGEVHDVEIPKAEESRQHDDQVEVLDSTHHVQRVEEEKEKDTLDDVPTVLEQHEVPQLEEMEEHDGDKENDSKEEVNDSDGDEEEVQQEETTVEAENGGVEEGYRTEEVTENGEEKGDHEGKEQELELVKEETIVEEANVVLATSQVQEEALHGEKETIEEEANVVIATNQEQEEALHGEKETIEEEANVVIATNQEQEEALHGEKETIEKEANVVIATNQEQEEALHGEKKTIEEEANVVIATNQEQEEALHGEKETIEEEANVVIATNQVQEETLHGEKEIATPIISDMVMEEKASDKKVVDGRKNSVRALIGAFETHK, translated from the exons ATGCAGGTTCATTGTGAGAGAAAGTTGGTAATGGAACAGGGCAAGGGTAGAGACACCTTGCGATCGATGGCaaccaagaaaaaagaaagtagCAGTTTGGGGAAAGAGAAAAGGGTCACTTGCCCTTCAAAACCAGATGCTTCCATTACTACCCACGGGGCAGCAAGCCAAGGGCTAAGAAGACCCACTATAGCAAGCCTTCAAGGGCAAGCGCAAAGAAGAGTCTCTCTACCTGCCACCTTACCCACCCATATCAACAAGTCTACAATAAGCACATGCACTGATGGTTCTACCAAGACTGCTAAAAAAATTGGGGTTGTAAACAGCTCCACCAAATCCCAACCCCAAAGACCTGCATCGGCAGCTCCAGTCCAAAAGCCACTTGTTTCTTCGGCTCCACGCAAACCAACAACAGCCAGAGCTGCTGCTTCTTTGAGTTCAAAAGTCACTGCTACTGCACACAGGCCAACCTCGGAAAGGCTTGCCAAAAACCCAATTGCAGGGAAACTATCCACGTTATCATCTTCTTCGTCTAAGACCAGGACTAGGACTATGACTATGACTATGACTAAGAGCTTGAAGAAGGCCCCTACTGCTACCACTAAGAGGGGAACTACTACTTTTTTGGCTTCAAAGAAACCTCCATTAACTAAAAAGGAtgtccaaaaagaaaatttggatCATCAAATTGAGGAGGTCGTGAAAGATGAGGTGGGTGAAGTACATGATGTTGAAATACCAAAAGCTGAAGAATCCCGACAACATGATGACCAAGTTGAAGTTTTGGATTCTACCCATCATGTCCAACgtgttgaagaagaaaaggaaaaagatacCCTTGATGATGTTCCCACAGTTCTGGAACAACATGAAGTTCCTCAGCTTGAAGAAATGGAAGAACATGATGGAGATAAGGAAAATGACAGCAAAGAGGAGGTCAACGATAGTGATGGTGACGAAGAAGAGGTTCAACAGGAGGAAACTACAGTAGAAGCCGAAAATGGAGGAGTAGAAGAAGGTTACAGAACTGAGGAGGTGACTGAAAATGGAGAAGAAAAGGGTGATCATGAAGGGAAAGAACAGGAGCTTGAATTAGTTAAAGAAGAAACAATAGTAGAGGAAGCAAATGTGGTACTTGCCACAAGCCAAGTACAAGAAGAAGCGCTGCATGGGGAAAAGGAAACCATTGAAGAGGAAGCAAATGTGGTAATTGCCACAAACCAAGAACAAGAAGAAGCGCTGCATGGGGAAAAGGAAACCATTGAAGAGGAAGCAAATGTGGTAATTGCCACAAACCAAGAACAAGAAGAAGCGCTGCATGGGGAAAAGGAAACCATTGAAAAGGAAGCAAATGTGGTAATTGCAACAAACCAAGAACAAGAAGAAGCGCTGCACGGGGAAAAGAAAACCATTGAAGAGGAAGCAAATGTGGTAATTGCCACAAACCAAGAACAAGAAGAAGCGCTGCATGGGGAAAAGGAAACCATTGAAGAGGAAGCAAAT GTGGTAATTGCCACAAACCAAGTACAAGAAGAAACGCTGCATGGGGAAAAGGAAATCGCAACACCCATCATAAGTGATATGGTGATGGAGGAGAAAGCTAGTGATAAAAAGGTAGTTGACGGGAGGAAGAACAGTGTTAGAGCACTGATTGGGGCATTTGAGACtcataaatga
- the LOC105802392 gene encoding uncharacterized protein LOC105802392 isoform X1, whose product MQVHCERKLVMEQGKGRDTLRSMATKKKESSSLGKEKRVTCPSKPDASITTHGAASQGLRRPTIASLQGQAQRRVSLPATLPTHINKSTISTCTDGSTKTAKKIGVVNSSTKSQPQRPASAAPVQKPLVSSAPRKPTTARAAASLSSKVTATAHRPTSERLAKNPIAGKLSTLSSSSSKTRTRTMTMTMTKSLKKAPTATTKRGTTTFLASKKPPLTKKDVQKENLDHQIEEVVKDEVGEVHDVEIPKAEESRQHDDQVEVLDSTHHVQRVEEEKEKDTLDDVPTVLEQHEVPQLEEMEEHDGDKENDSKEEVNDSDGDEEEVQQEETTVEAENGGVEEGYRTEEVTENGEEKGDHEGKEQELELVKEETIVEEANVVLATSQVQEEALHGEKETIEEEANVVIATNQEQEEALHGEKETIEEEANVVIATNQEQEEALHGEKETIEKEANVVIATNQEQEEALHGEKKTIEEEANVVIATNQEQEEALHGEKETIEEEANVVIATNQVQEEALHGEKETIEEEAKVVIATNQVQEETLHGEKEIATPIISDMVMEEKASDKKVVDGRKNSVRALIGAFETHK is encoded by the coding sequence ATGCAGGTTCATTGTGAGAGAAAGTTGGTAATGGAACAGGGCAAGGGTAGAGACACCTTGCGATCGATGGCaaccaagaaaaaagaaagtagCAGTTTGGGGAAAGAGAAAAGGGTCACTTGCCCTTCAAAACCAGATGCTTCCATTACTACCCACGGGGCAGCAAGCCAAGGGCTAAGAAGACCCACTATAGCAAGCCTTCAAGGGCAAGCGCAAAGAAGAGTCTCTCTACCTGCCACCTTACCCACCCATATCAACAAGTCTACAATAAGCACATGCACTGATGGTTCTACCAAGACTGCTAAAAAAATTGGGGTTGTAAACAGCTCCACCAAATCCCAACCCCAAAGACCTGCATCGGCAGCTCCAGTCCAAAAGCCACTTGTTTCTTCGGCTCCACGCAAACCAACAACAGCCAGAGCTGCTGCTTCTTTGAGTTCAAAAGTCACTGCTACTGCACACAGGCCAACCTCGGAAAGGCTTGCCAAAAACCCAATTGCAGGGAAACTATCCACGTTATCATCTTCTTCGTCTAAGACCAGGACTAGGACTATGACTATGACTATGACTAAGAGCTTGAAGAAGGCCCCTACTGCTACCACTAAGAGGGGAACTACTACTTTTTTGGCTTCAAAGAAACCTCCATTAACTAAAAAGGAtgtccaaaaagaaaatttggatCATCAAATTGAGGAGGTCGTGAAAGATGAGGTGGGTGAAGTACATGATGTTGAAATACCAAAAGCTGAAGAATCCCGACAACATGATGACCAAGTTGAAGTTTTGGATTCTACCCATCATGTCCAACgtgttgaagaagaaaaggaaaaagatacCCTTGATGATGTTCCCACAGTTCTGGAACAACATGAAGTTCCTCAGCTTGAAGAAATGGAAGAACATGATGGAGATAAGGAAAATGACAGCAAAGAGGAGGTCAACGATAGTGATGGTGACGAAGAAGAGGTTCAACAGGAGGAAACTACAGTAGAAGCCGAAAATGGAGGAGTAGAAGAAGGTTACAGAACTGAGGAGGTGACTGAAAATGGAGAAGAAAAGGGTGATCATGAAGGGAAAGAACAGGAGCTTGAATTAGTTAAAGAAGAAACAATAGTAGAGGAAGCAAATGTGGTACTTGCCACAAGCCAAGTACAAGAAGAAGCGCTGCATGGGGAAAAGGAAACCATTGAAGAGGAAGCAAATGTGGTAATTGCCACAAACCAAGAACAAGAAGAAGCGCTGCATGGGGAAAAGGAAACCATTGAAGAGGAAGCAAATGTGGTAATTGCCACAAACCAAGAACAAGAAGAAGCGCTGCATGGGGAAAAGGAAACCATTGAAAAGGAAGCAAATGTGGTAATTGCAACAAACCAAGAACAAGAAGAAGCGCTGCACGGGGAAAAGAAAACCATTGAAGAGGAAGCAAATGTGGTAATTGCCACAAACCAAGAACAAGAAGAAGCGCTGCATGGGGAAAAGGAAACCATTGAAGAGGAAGCAAATGTGGTAATTGCCACAAACCAAGTACAAGAAGAAGCGCTGCATGGGGAAAAGGAAACCATTGAAGAGGAAGCAAAGGTGGTAATTGCCACAAACCAAGTACAAGAAGAAACGCTGCATGGGGAAAAGGAAATCGCAACACCCATCATAAGTGATATGGTGATGGAGGAGAAAGCTAGTGATAAAAAGGTAGTTGACGGGAGGAAGAACAGTGTTAGAGCACTGATTGGGGCATTTGAGACtcataaatga